In Candidatus Saccharibacteria bacterium oral taxon 488, one DNA window encodes the following:
- a CDS encoding tRNA 2-thiouridine(34) synthase MnmA: protein MARVFVGMSGGVDSSVAAALLVEQGHEVTGVYMKNWSEDLPGMHCPWAEDVADAKRVAVGLGIDFQVFDFQKEYKQNVVDYMIREYQAGRTPNPDVMCNQEVKFKLFLEAALAAGAEYIATGHYARTFSAAGPVARSAPENFSGKLKTFSGAAPPRATRRADSCLSEGRLFRSRDDNKDQTYFLYRVTSEALAKTMFPLGDFTKAEVREMAKERGLWTASKKESMGICFVGQVGIREFLSEYVETSPGDIIDQQTGAVVGRHDGAIFYTLGQRHGLNVGGGLPYYVVGKDMAKNEVYVSRSIDDGNLWRKELTLTDVHWINQPLKDGTYQVRVRHRASLIKAEVTCINNDASEKVTVKLSEPQRAVAPGQSAVIYDGEECLGGGIIC from the coding sequence ATGGCTCGGGTGTTCGTCGGTATGTCGGGCGGCGTTGATTCGTCGGTAGCGGCAGCTCTATTGGTTGAACAAGGCCACGAGGTAACTGGCGTGTATATGAAAAACTGGTCGGAAGATTTGCCGGGTATGCATTGTCCGTGGGCCGAGGATGTGGCTGATGCCAAGCGCGTGGCGGTGGGGCTGGGGATTGATTTTCAAGTGTTTGATTTCCAGAAAGAGTACAAGCAAAACGTCGTTGACTATATGATCCGCGAATACCAGGCGGGTCGCACGCCAAACCCTGATGTGATGTGTAATCAAGAGGTGAAGTTTAAGTTATTTTTGGAAGCGGCGCTGGCGGCGGGTGCGGAGTATATTGCGACGGGGCATTATGCACGCACTTTTTCTGCTGCGGGTCCTGTCGCTCGGTCCGCCCCTGAAAATTTTTCAGGTAAGCTGAAAACATTTTCGGGTGCTGCCCCGCCTCGCGCCACCCGAAGAGCGGATTCTTGCTTGAGCGAGGGTCGGTTATTCCGGTCTCGCGACGACAATAAAGACCAAACCTATTTCCTCTACCGCGTGACGTCTGAGGCGTTAGCAAAAACCATGTTTCCGCTGGGTGATTTTACCAAGGCTGAGGTGCGTGAGATGGCCAAAGAGCGGGGTTTGTGGACGGCCAGCAAAAAGGAATCGATGGGGATTTGCTTTGTTGGGCAAGTGGGAATTCGTGAGTTTTTGTCAGAATATGTCGAGACGAGCCCGGGCGACATTATTGACCAACAAACAGGCGCGGTTGTTGGCCGGCATGACGGGGCGATATTTTATACCTTGGGGCAGCGCCATGGCCTGAATGTTGGTGGCGGCTTGCCGTACTATGTCGTCGGCAAAGATATGGCCAAGAATGAAGTTTACGTGTCCCGCTCAATTGATGATGGTAACTTGTGGCGGAAAGAATTGACTCTGACTGACGTTCACTGGATCAATCAGCCGCTAAAAGACGGCACCTATCAGGTTCGGGTGCGACACCGAGCGTCGTTGATCAAGGCAGAGGTCACATGCATCAATAACGATGCTAGTGAGAAGGTGACAGTCAAGCTGTCTGAACCGCAGCGCGCCGTCGCCCCGGGTCAGTCGGCTGTGATATATGACGGTGAGGAATGCTTAGGTGGCGGGATTATTTGCTAA
- a CDS encoding aminotransferase class V-fold PLP-dependent enzyme has protein sequence MIYLDHAAATPMDPLVVEAMQPYFSEKFFNPSSPYAPAVAVKRDYREAKSRIARVLGVAADELVMTAGATESINLAFTAAGGVSLISAIEHSSVINSAKARSDVRLIPPMNNGRIDPQAVKKLLTPDVSFMSIALANHELGYIQPVEEIAEVVRLERVRRQENGESTPLIFHTDASQTAALMDVKIKRLGVDLLTLSAAKVYGPKQVGLLWIRPGVKLQPNIVGGGQEAGLRSGTENVAGVVGFATALELAAKRRSGEVKRLRGLRDTLAKKLMAAFPDMIISSDQKKSLVNFLNISFPGVDAERLVFLLEARGVLAATGSACAANSGTRSHVLAAIGLSDAAIDGSLRLTLGRLNDETQVMRAADEIITAVRTEQERTR, from the coding sequence ATGATATATCTTGATCACGCTGCTGCTACGCCGATGGATCCGTTGGTGGTTGAGGCAATGCAGCCGTATTTTTCGGAGAAGTTCTTTAATCCGTCCAGTCCATATGCACCGGCGGTCGCCGTCAAGCGTGACTACCGTGAGGCAAAATCGCGCATCGCGCGGGTGCTGGGTGTGGCTGCGGATGAATTAGTGATGACGGCTGGTGCTACGGAGTCAATCAATCTGGCGTTTACCGCGGCGGGTGGTGTGAGTTTGATCTCGGCCATTGAACATAGTTCAGTTATCAATTCTGCAAAAGCGCGCTCGGACGTTCGGCTTATCCCGCCGATGAACAATGGACGCATCGATCCGCAGGCTGTCAAAAAACTGTTAACGCCAGACGTTAGTTTTATGAGCATCGCGCTGGCGAATCATGAGCTGGGGTATATCCAGCCCGTTGAAGAGATCGCGGAAGTTGTGAGGCTCGAGCGCGTCAGGCGCCAAGAAAATGGCGAATCAACGCCACTTATATTTCATACCGACGCCTCGCAGACCGCAGCGCTGATGGATGTGAAAATTAAACGGCTGGGTGTTGATTTGTTGACGCTATCGGCGGCAAAAGTTTACGGGCCGAAACAGGTTGGTTTGCTATGGATACGGCCGGGCGTCAAGCTACAGCCGAACATTGTCGGCGGCGGGCAGGAGGCGGGTCTGCGCAGCGGCACGGAAAATGTGGCTGGCGTGGTCGGTTTTGCGACGGCGCTGGAACTAGCCGCCAAGCGTCGCAGCGGTGAAGTAAAACGGCTGCGAGGACTGCGTGATACGTTAGCAAAAAAACTAATGGCGGCTTTCCCTGACATGATTATTTCTTCTGATCAGAAAAAATCGCTAGTTAATTTTCTCAATATTTCATTTCCTGGTGTTGACGCCGAACGATTGGTGTTTTTATTGGAAGCGCGCGGCGTGCTGGCGGCGACGGGTAGTGCCTGTGCGGCTAATTCGGGGACGCGATCACATGTTTTGGCGGCGATTGGGCTAAGTGATGCGGCGATTGATGGTAGTCTGCGGCTGACGTTGGGGCGGCTGAACGATGAGACGCAAGTTATGCGGGCGGCGGACGAGATTATTACTGCAGTGCGTACGGAGCAGGAGCGAACACGATGA
- a CDS encoding YdcF family protein, giving the protein MIHRLIGLVLIAVAVIVGLSHYLSPDDLKDCPRPGSGQCQKAGAIIVISGGDTEARTAEAVKLYQAGWAPTIILSGAAADKSGPSNAAAMRKQAEAAGVPTAALVMDERSETTKQNAQEVANIIAQRGIKRVILVTSGYHMRRALAEFSAQLPNVELRAHPAAQDKHWSAWWWLTPWGWWLAVGELLRIGLFALGVSR; this is encoded by the coding sequence ATGATTCATCGGTTAATCGGCTTGGTATTAATTGCGGTCGCAGTCATTGTCGGCCTGAGCCATTATCTATCGCCGGATGACTTGAAAGATTGTCCACGCCCTGGCTCAGGGCAGTGCCAAAAAGCGGGCGCGATCATCGTTATTAGTGGCGGTGACACCGAAGCGCGCACGGCTGAGGCAGTCAAGTTATATCAAGCTGGCTGGGCGCCGACCATTATCTTATCCGGTGCTGCAGCCGATAAATCCGGCCCGTCTAACGCCGCCGCCATGAGAAAACAAGCCGAAGCGGCGGGTGTGCCAACTGCGGCCTTGGTGATGGATGAACGTTCAGAAACCACTAAGCAGAATGCCCAAGAAGTGGCAAACATCATAGCGCAGCGTGGTATCAAGCGTGTCATTCTGGTCACCAGCGGCTATCACATGCGGCGGGCACTGGCCGAGTTTTCAGCACAACTGCCGAACGTTGAACTGCGGGCGCATCCGGCGGCGCAGGATAAGCATTGGAGTGCATGGTGGTGGCTGACACCGTGGGGCTGGTGGCTGGCGGTCGGCGAATTGCTGCGGATCGGTTTATTTGCGCTGGGAGTGTCGCGCTGA